A region of the Aphelocoma coerulescens isolate FSJ_1873_10779 chromosome 1, UR_Acoe_1.0, whole genome shotgun sequence genome:
TAGGTGGACAGCTGGGAATAGAAATCTCTATCTGGCCTGGGGCTGAGTTACTGACATCCGGAGTTATGCTAATGCTAAACTGGGAGTTGGGCAACCTTCTTATGAGCAAAGTTAAAAATGGAGTTTGAATGTAAGAGACTAATAAGCTAAAaaaccacctcctcctcccactttttaaatttaataaagagATATTTTTCTACCTCCCTTCTTCTATTGGATTTCATGTATCTCTATTTTTCTCATGAATTTTGGCAGTTAAGTTTTATTATGAAAAGATGCTGCACAGCTTATTACTGTCTCTGCTTAAAGCTcccttgtggtttttttgttgtttttatttttttaattttaaagcaaaaaacatAGCAGCGTGCTATTTCAGGGTGTTTACTGACTGTATTAGAGGTACTGTTCGAATAGCTTATGTCCTAACAGACTAATAAAACTATTTAGTTAATGGTTATGAATTTGAAAACTGTCTTGGATGTACTTGGGAATACCATAAAGTAATAGCAATAACTTCAATAAATTGCATACCTGTACAAGTCACCATAAAAGTTTAAAGTACTTACATCAGTAATTCAGGTGTGTGCCTGTGATGTTGTTTTTCAGAAGttgttttataatttaaaatagcACGTGGTGGTGAagagaaaaagatttttctttatatattttcaGATCATGATCAGAagcattttcttatttttggaTCGTACATATGTGCTTCAGAATTCAATGCTTCCTTCTATATGGTAGGTATCCATGTAAGCATTCCTATAATCTTTAGAGTGTTGACATGGTGTTAGATTTGCAAggattgaaaataaatatttcacattATACTTGAGCTATATAATAGATCTCAAAAATTTTGTGTCAGTTTATGGAAATGTGTGTCAGCATATGCATGTGTCatttcctccttccccaggAGTATTCATTGTCAAGTGAGGGTAAAAGAAGGTCTGTGAACGCAGGCTTAAAAGTCAAGGCATGTGTGTAGTTGTCAGAGCCTGGGTGAGGCTGGCTCTGTGGGAAACTGCTCTTGACTGCTGCCTCCCACCTTAGCACTGGCCCAGCATTACTGTAGGTGCTCCTGGTTTTGACAAAATTCAACATTCACTTTCTTGCTCTGTTTTTTAAAGTAAGTCAGATACAGTGACAAGGTGCAGATTATCTTTCCAGCACTGGCCACTTGATGTTGCTTTTGTACTTTCAGCCCACCATGGTCACATCTTTGGGCATTCTGCTTTAAAGCATCCCTCCTGAGGGGCATTTTACATCATTTACCAAGAGAACAAACCCAAGCTTTGCCAAAAATTTCTGGCATTGTTACTTTATCTAAAGGCCCCCCTCAAAAAACGTAGATAAAGTACTGAAATAAGAgcctgttttttcctggcctggctgGCTGCTGTGCTCTTGTGAGTTCCTCAGGCTGGCTGAGGAGCCTGGCATCTTTCTTCAGCCTCTTGCTTGTCCAGTGGACATCTTTTGTTCCCAGCTTCAGGAGTTTTCCTCCAACTCTGTGTTAGGCTTCCTTTTACTAAATATTGTTGATGAGGTCTGTTCATACTTTGTCTTATTTTTCCTCCTACTGGGAAAGTTCCTTTTATTGAAAACCTGATGCATGTGAAGAAGTCGGAGGTAACAAGTTTTATCTAAGATTGCtcaatttttaatgtttaacaATTAGCTGCTTCATGGCATAGAGGAGCCATTCCTCATCATCTTAGAATGAAACAAGAATATGATAGAGGTGATAAGATCCTAAAGATACAAAGAATTCATGCTTTTGAAGAAAACTTATAAATTATACATACAATGTCTGATCCAGGGAATCTTATGTTAAGGTATATGatcagatttaattttttaataagcAGAGAAATTTATAGTCTATTATGTGAAAGTTGGATAGGCTCATCACAGTTCTCTGCTGAAGTGTATGCCTGTGGTAGCAAGTGATCTGGTATTTTTAGGATAATTCTTGTTACAGTTTTGTTAGAGGACAGTGTCAAAAAGAGTATACACACCATTCATATATTCTTTCTGTATAATATATATACAgtgtatatattttaaatgtatCTATGATTTTTTTGAAAGAATCAACAGTGTGACTTACCAATTTTCAATATTCACATAGGGATATGGGGCTAGAGTTATTTAGAAACCATATCATTAGTGACAAGCAAGTTCAAACCAAGACTATTGATGGAATTCTCCTGCTCATCGAACGAGAACGAAATGGTGAAGCTGTGGACAGAAGTTTGCTGCGGAGTTTGTTGAGCATGCTCTCAGATTTGCAGGTGAGTACAGCCAAATTCACTAGTACCAGCTTTGTTTAGAAACACAGTTTGGACTGCCTAAGTCATGTTTTGTACAAAAATTATTCAGTTCATCTAGTAAATGTGCTTAAAATCTAGCTATTACATTGGTATAATTGCCTCTTCTTTACCCCATGTGCAATCTTATATTGTTTTTAAATGAGACCTCTTTGCCTGTTTTCCTTAGCAGAGGTAATGGCCTCAGATCTTAATAGATTTACAGGTCTTTTAGTATGTGCAGTATTTTGTCTGTCTTAATCACTCATTGTCACATCCTAGTGCCAGTGAAATGTAGGAACAGAAAAATCCTTCTCAGTCACTGTAAAAAGGTGTCACTTTTTGAAGTCCAGATCTTGGGTCTGTATCATAAAAACATCACTCTACTGGCAACTTCTTAGAAATGCTGAGGATAGAATGGAATGCCATATTAAGGCCAAGGTTTTCAGATAGATCATGTCAAGCTGCAACTTTACCAGAACTTTCCATGAGCAAGGGTAGTAAGTAACCAAGGAGACTGATGAGTGCTCTGTTTCTGGCTTGTGCATAGGTTGTCCTTGAGTTGATGTTGCAGCCTTGCATGATGTGCAATGAAACTTTGGGGCTGTCTTTCATTCCTAAAACCTGTTGAAGTTGCTCCATTTCAAAGTGGCATACAGCATTACAAAACTGGCTGAAGGTTTGAAAGAGTTTGAAGAGCCAGACTACATTAAATTGGCATTAGGCAGCTTACCTGGTTTTCTGCATTTCATGTTAATCCTCTTGACTTTAATATGTAGCTTCCTCTAGCatcacagaaaaattattctgtttGAGAGgaaagccattaaaaaaattaatgttttgaaAGTGATAGAataatagaatggtttgggttggaaggggccttaaagatcatctagctcCAACCCCCCTGCATTGGGCAGGGAACCTTCAACTAGAAGTCCTTAAGAGATAAAAAGTGGTCAGAATGTAATGAGTTTTACAGCTGTTATAtgttttggaagaaaattttcttctgttcttccaCCACACTTGGGAATTTTCCCTTTTACTTTTCACTGTCCCTCTGTTTACATATTAATCCCTAGTTACCTTCTTCAGACTGTTACAACTTTATGTAGTTGCCCTTTCTGACTTACTTCCTTTCTATAATAAACTGTTAGTCATTATGCAAAagtttttaatgtttctgttGTTGATGCTGTTTTTTACACACCTTATTTGatacaatttatttttcctgggcCACTGAGAGAAACCTGGCAGATCTGAAGATGTGTTACTGAGCATATTACTGTTTTACTGATGAGAATTACCTGTtttgtgccagtgtttcactAGTTTGAAAGGGGTTTGTTTGCCACAGAAATAGCAGCAGGAGTTTAGATCTCAGGTGGACTGGATGTCATTGCTGTGCTGTGATGTCGGGTGCTGGTGTTGGGCTGTGTGCCTTAAACAGAAGCCTATTAATTTAGAGTTTTGGAGTACTGATGACTGAGACAAAGCATTGCTGCTCTGGGAAGTCAGTTCTGATCTCAGTCTTTCTAAAACCAGTGGGCAAATAGAATTTGTTCATGTAATGTTACATTGGCACTTCGCACAGCTGTGTGCATCCTTCAGATTTTCCCTGCCCTCTTATGCCTGACAAACAAAATATGCTACTGTTACTATGAGATTAATGTAAGTAACTAAACTGATTTCTTGAGCAGGTTTACAAGGAATCATTTGAACAGAGGTTTCTGGAAGAGACAAATCGTTTATATGCTGCTGAAGGCCAAAGATTAATGCAAGAAAGAGAGGTAGGTGCATGTGGTAGATGATTGCTTTTATGATAGTTTTATTGACTGTGGGATTACATGAGAACTTTGGTTGTACTATGGTGTATTAATGTCTACTGAAATTTACTGGCACACAGGTATTCATGTGTTTTGATGTGGACCACGGTGTGATATCAACAGGGAGAGCAGACCCCAGGTTGTCACGGAACTTGATAGATACAATTGTGTAGTAACCCAGTGACTTTTTTTGTAACTGAAGTCATACTACCAGCTATAATACGtttaatatgaaatatttattaataaaaatacaggTTATGTAGTACATAACAGCGTTCTGGTGGAATAGTCCTTTCTGATTCATattctctttaaaaaattgtgctggtttggtcaaatttagaaatatattctctgagagaaggcacaaccacccttccccaccaggttcgggaaaaataaattttcctcgaagaaagtgaaagagataaaaactatttatttaacaaacacacaggaaaaggataatgatgctaaataataaaacctctcagtctgctgagagaaacctgggaaaatgtcAGTGTCCTTCTGtcgatctctctctccccttggagctgggatggggtgatgggccttggtggaaagttctcccaatgtattctgatgttgcaaccatccagcagagagaaaaggaaaaaaaaaaaaaaccaccgaagtcccaggaaaacgaaagttcaactctctgaaggaaaaaaagagctgaGGAAGAAACTGCCGAAAGCtgtctggaaagaaaagcaagctgggtgcttcccttccctcctgctctcctgccgcagctgaaaaaaaagtctatctctgtgtgaccttgaacaagctgcaaactgctttgaaaaagttttgctcagtttttccttcccctctcaggctcagtttaaaggcatagaaaggcacaaaaaattattttctgggcatagggcagtgatatgggatacacataaagtcaccccaagacaaaaaTGTAGTTTAAAATAATTGTCATGGAACAAGATTAGCTAGCTGGCTTTCATACCATTGTAGTTGAACCTGTTGTTCTCTTGTCTTGTTAGGTCCCAGAATATCTTCACCATGTTAATAAACGTTTGGAAGAGGAAGGAGACAGAGTAATAACATATTTAGATCACAGCACACAGTGAGTACAAATTTTATGATTTTTAGCGCAAGTCAAGCATTTGTCATAAATCAGTATGATTATCCATGGTCATAGAGACACAGATTCTTTCTTCATTGTCTTACAGATATTATCTTGTTGACAGTGCTTGTGAAATAGCTTGTTTTTTTAGACTTCATTTTTATCAAAAGTTACTTCTTCAAAAGAATATTTTCagtaagaaagaagaaatttgtTCAGAAATACTAATTCTGTATACTGCAGTTAAAAAAACAGTGTATAAGAACTCAAATTTCCATTATCAAAATAGTAGCTGATTTTAGCCGTTTATGTACTGATAACATCTTTAACCACAAGTGCCTTGAGGGAAGGAAAGACTTGTtagaaaacccaaccaaacaagcaaaaccacaaacaaaacaaaacaaaaaaaaaccccaaacaaaacctgaaaaaacccagaaggaCAGAGGACATGAGTATCATTTGTAAAAAGTCCAAGGTGTGAGCTTAACAATAGATAGGCTGCTGCCAGTGTACTGTGTGAGGTGGCTTGTCCTTTTTTCACTTGGGTTTTAAGTAATAGTTTGTGTGTTGTTGGGTTAACACATTCCTGCAGGAACTGACACACTACATAAATCCATACATAATTTGTCCTGTAGTAagctgttgctttttttctttagttaagaACATAACATTAAATTTATTGGGTTTTAGTCTTCTGGATGATTCATTGGCATTTCATTTGATGGCAAAGGGATAACTGAATACAAATTATCTTTTaactctttattttcttcagatgttttaaaaaatatatatatgcacatatacaTTCATATGTGTGTTTTGTGTCATGGCACATATTTGAACTTGGATCTTCTTTCTGTAAATGCTGATTGCAGAGTGACTAGCTTTTTCTGGTGAAACCACTCACATTGAAATATATGGAACTATTTCTGTTTATAAAGTTATAgcaaatatatgtatttatttactatTTAGGTTAAAAAGTAGATTGATACCATTACATTTTCAGTCTAGATAGACATCAAGTACGCGTGTTGAATTTCACCCTTAGTTAAAGGCTTAAAAACCTACTTTTAGAAGGCTTCACactaatttcttttccttgcatTAAGAAAGAGCAGCTCTTGAAATTAGAGTGCTTGAGTTTTCCTGGGGTCATACTCTTTCTATGTGTGTGCatgaaaaaagcagaaaggatGCTATTTAGTAACTGGGTTTGATCTTGAGATGGAAATGATACTTGTAGGACAAAACCATCATGTGAAACACCATTCCATATACTTCAAACAATACATGGGAAGTGTGTTTTTGCAGCCCACAGAGGGATTCCTTCAGCCCAGCAGTACATGCTCTTCTGGACAGCTGACCAGATTAAGCATATCTCCTTGTCAGTCAGTAGATAACCAAGGTACATGGCTTTGAGGTCATACGGAAGGTACCTTCTTGCACCTTCCTTAGCTAGCAGTCAAGGTAGATACtcattttgtttgcttgctagGATGTAGTGCTTTGCCTCTTGGCCTTAAGCAGACAAATTGTCCCTGCTTCTCCTGTACTCAGAGTAGGTCTTCCAGGGCAAAGGATGGTATTTCGTACAACCCTGACTCCTGCTGTTGGAaacagccagcagctgcagataGCAGTAGTTGGAAATGGCAGAGGATATGGAAATTACCATAAAAATGGCCGTGTGTTAATAACAAGGGTCTATCTAAGCAGTATTTCATGTTCACTCATGACCACTGAAGGAAACGAATAGAGAAAGTGTGTGTGATACCCTGATACTCTCCTAGTGTCTGCCTGTTTTCAGCTCAGTGTATTTTCTGAACCTGCTGTGGTTTGTGTCTTTGTATCTCTGAAATACTTGCAGTTTCTCATGGGGATTCACATCAGCTTTTCTGTCTGTGCCAGGCTTTGGCAAAGCATTCCACCAGTTCACAGCCACCAGGAGATAAAGTATCTCCTTTTAACTCTGGTACCCAGTACCATTGCTGATGACCCCAGTTCAtgcactggaaagaaaagtgagTCAGTTCCCTTCACCCCTTTCCTGCCTGTTAATGGTATCCCTAAGTCATCTCCTTCCCATAAAGAAGAGTCTTGACAAGTGCAGTTGTCTCTCTTGTAGCTGCTGCTGCATATTTTGAtcatccctgctcccttctctgaGCCTTTCCAAATGGAAATGGAAGGACCTAAATTGTTGTTTTGTGTGGAAGGTCAGGCATGTCACTGATGGGCTGTTTCAGGAAAGAGAGTGGGTTAGCAAAGGTACTCTTCCATTTTAGCAAACTTGTATGCTGCTACAGGAAAGGCTTCCATCAATCCAGGTTGAACATCTCTTTTTCTAGGAAATCTCAATTAAGGTTCTGAGAACCAGTTTTATAAAATTTAAGTCATAAAGAAATGGTTGGTCTTTTGTTGTCCCATTGTAAGCAGGGTGGAAGTTTAAACATTGAAATTAATTATCCCTTTGCACTTCAGGCAtttacttcatcttttaggCAATGAAAGACATAAGGAAAAACTTTCCattatttttcagttctgtctaaaataaatgtataaaaGTAAAAGGTACGGGATATTCAAGGacaaatttaaaatgttttgcaaaTTTGTGTCTTGTGGCTCTAGCTCAGTTTATGCTTGGAAAGTTTGAATTTTGAAGATCACTTGTgtgtgttgtttggtttggagtTCAAGCCCTtggagtttgttttgtttccaaaatTCAATATGACTTTTTTTCCAGTAATACTTTTTTGTATTGACTTTTGCAATGTAAGTATCTCTTCTACTGTATAAGGACTTTCTTTTTAGTATTCAAacctgaatttatttttctcattacaTAGTTTTTTGTTGTCTTATATCATGTGATGTTTTTGTCCTAATTTATAGTCTCTGTTTTAAGTAgaaaatttttgggtttttttgcattataATGTGAGTTATACACAGATACACTGTGA
Encoded here:
- the CUL4A gene encoding cullin-4A isoform X6, encoding MADEPQKKPHLSALVGHTNGLTKPASLAATATRAAGGGGGGGGATASSKKLVIKNFRERPKLPDNYTQDTWQKLHEAVGAIQSSISIKYNLEELYQAVENLCSYKVSATLYKQLRQVCEEHVKAQILQFREDSLDSLLFLRKINKCWQDHCRQMIMIRSIFLFLDRTYVLQNSMLPSIWDMGLELFRNHIISDKQVQTKTIDGILLLIERERNGEAVDRSLLRSLLSMLSDLQVYKESFEQRFLEETNRLYAAEGQRLMQERELGWGDGPWWKVLPMYSDVATIQQREKEKKKKPPKSQENESSTL